One Nitrospira sp. genomic window, GTGCAGGCCAAATCAATAATCTCTCTCATCGCAATTCTCCCACGCTGTCAAATGACAGCTGTCTCGTTACGCCAGAATTTCAGTGACGACGCCGGAGCCGACGGTCTTGCCGCCCTCGCGGACCGCGAAGCGCAACCCCTGCTCCATCGCGATCGGGCTGATCAACTCGCCCGTGACACTCACGTTGTCGCCCGGCATGACCATCTCC contains:
- the tuf gene encoding elongation factor Tu (EF-Tu; promotes GTP-dependent binding of aminoacyl-tRNA to the A-site of ribosomes during protein biosynthesis; when the tRNA anticodon matches the mRNA codon, GTP hydrolysis results; the inactive EF-Tu-GDP leaves the ribosome and release of GDP is promoted by elongation factor Ts; many prokaryotes have two copies of the gene encoding EF-Tu); this encodes EMVMPGDNVSVTGELISPIAMEQGLRFAVREGGKTVGSGVVTEILA